One Papaver somniferum cultivar HN1 chromosome 10, ASM357369v1, whole genome shotgun sequence genomic window carries:
- the LOC113319064 gene encoding diphthine--ammonia ligase-like, whose amino-acid sequence MKVVGLVSGGKDSCYAMMKCIEYGHEIVALANLMPLDDSVDELDSFMYQTVGHQIVIAYAKCTGLPLFRRRIRGSSRHQNLSYRITQGDEVEDLHILLAEVKRQIPSVTAVCSGAIASDYQRLRVESICTRLGLVSLAYLWKQDQSLLLQDMITNGIIAIFVKVAAMGLDPAKHLGKELAFMEPQLHRLKELYGCNVCGEGGEYETLTLDCPLFKIARIVLDDFQVILHSSDPIAPPGVLHPVSFHLENKTVSTSISCSNGTGDAWLDGTYSVNEVQGDYVPKHEKKCKSQDLTSTYDVVPELKLQISRTRRHAAFSIGCGIDNSCKTSKGLQEDLVGALKKIESQLINDGLGWLNVLYIHLYVADMNEFALANETYVSFITEEKCSLGVPSRSTIELPLMQVSLGRAYVEVLVANDQSKRVLHVQSISCWAPSCIGPYSQATLHKEVLYMAGQLGLDPPTMKLCSGGPTAETEQALENSEAVAESFNCSIASSAILFVIYCSASTTCSERSEIQGKHEAFLEQRRSLESDHVSEFVKPIVLYVLSPNLPKSALVEIKPVLYVPEDNSNEIECDKQDLSILMIPNYWDFDISLSHDSCSQKYVVHGKICAVTLSIDRELAAKICSESLDAEQGPLIAKCFGTGKHLKRIARLCIYLLDKTLLENGFTWEDIMNLRFYFPTSLCVPAGTLFHIFTGAFNEFAKMSKRIGVMNNKEPIFNLIPVLGSGRSAASMDDLVTCELFASKH is encoded by the exons ATGAAGGTCGTTGGATTAGTTAGTGGCGGGAAAGATAGCTGTTATGCTATGATGAAGTGCATCGAATATGGACATGAG ATTGTTGCATTGGCGAATTTGATGCCACTTGATGACTCTGTTGATGAATTGGATAGCTTCATGTATCAAACT GTGGGTCACCAAATTGTGATAGCCTATGCAAAATGCACGGGGTTGCCGTTGTTTCGAAGGCGAATTCGTGGATCCTCAAG GCATCAAAACCTTAGTTATAGAATTACACAAGGTGATGAAGTTGAAGATCTTCACATTTTGCTGGCTGAAGTTAAACGTCAAATACCCTCTGTGACAGCGGTTTGTTCTGGTGCCATCGCATCTGACTATCAAAGGCTACGGGTGGAAAGCATCTGTACAAGGTTAGGGCTTGTTTCACTCGCATATTTATGGAAACAAGATCAGTCTTTGCTCCTTCAGGATATG ATAACAAATGGGATTATTGCTATCTTTGTAAAG GTTGCAGCCATGGGATTGGACCCTGCAAAGCACCTGGGAAAAGAGCTGGCGTTCATGGAGCCTCAGCTGCATCGATTGAAAGA GTTGTACGGGTGCAATGTATGTGGTGAAGGAGGAGAATACGAAACTCTAACGCTTGACTGCCCTCTTTTTAAA ATTGCCCGAATTGTGCTCGATGATTTTCAAGTTATACTTCACTCTTCGGATCCCATAGCTCCTCCGGGAGTCCTGCATCCCGTTTCGTTTCACTTAGAAAACAAAACGGTATCCACTTCTATCAGTTGCAGTAATGGAACAGGTGATGCATGGTTAGATGGAACGTACTCCGTAAATGAGGTGCAAGGAGATTATGTGCCAAAACATGAGAAGAAGTGTAAATCTCAAGATTTAACTTCAACTTATGATGTAGTACCCGAGCTTAAGCTTCAAATATCAAGAACTAGACGGCACGCCGCATTTTCCATAGGATGTGGGATTGATAATTCCTGTAAAACCTCAAAAG GTCTGCAAGAAGATCTGGTTGGTGCTCTAAAGAAAATTGAATCACAATTGATCAATGATGGTTTGGGTTGGTTGAATGTGTTGTATATTCATCTCTATGTTGCTGATATGAATGAGTTTGCACTGGCGAATGAAACATATGTGAGTTTTATTACAGAGGAAAAATGCAGCTTGGGTGTCCCATCTCGTAGTACAATTGAGCTGCCACTGATGCAAGTTAGTCTGGGGAGAGCATATGTTGAAGTTTTAGTGGCTAATGACCAGAGCAAAAGAGTTTTGCATGTGCAGAGTATTTCATGCTGGGCACCCAGTTGTATTGGGCCATACAGCCAG GCAACTTTGCATAAAGAAGTACTTTATATGGCTGGGCAGTTAGGACTTGATCCACCCACAATGAAGCTTTGTAGTGGGGGGCCAACTGCAGAAACGGAACAAGCCCTGGAAAACTCTGAAGCAGTGGCTGAGAGTTTTAACTGCTCCATAGCTTCTTCTGCAATTCTCTTTGTCATTTACTGCTCGGCATCCACAACATGCTCCGAAAGGAGTGAAATTCAGGGAAAACATGAAGCCTTCCTTGAACAAAGAAGATCTTTGGAGTCAGACCATGTATCTGAATTCGTTAAACCCATTGTTCTCTATGTTCTTTCACCTAACTTACCCAAAAG TGCACTTGTAGAAATAAAGCCTGTCCTATATGTTCCAGAAGACAACAGCAACGAAATTGAATGTGACAAGCAGGATCTGTCAATTTTAATGATTCCAAACTACTGGGACTTTGACATCTCACTCTCACATGATTCTTGCTCCCAGAAATATGTTGTTCATGGAAAGATATGTGCAGTCACACTGAGTATTGATAGGGAACTTGCAGCAAAGATCTGTTCTGAATCTTTAGATGCTGAACAGGGGCCGTTAATCGCCAAGTGTTTCGGGACAGGGAAACACTTGAAAAGAATAGCTAGATTGTGCATTTATCTACTTGACAAAACCCTTCTTGAGAATGGCTTCACCTGGGAAGACATAATG AATTTGAGGTTCTACTTCCCCACAAGCCTTTGTGTTCCTGCCGGCACGTTGTTCCATATTTTTACTGGTGCATTCAACGAATTTGCAAAGATGAGTAAGAGGATTGGAGTAATGAATAACAAGGAGCCAATTTTTAACCTAATTCCAGTCCTTGGTTCTGGTAGATCTGCTGCATCCATGGATGATTTGGTGACCTGTGAACTTTTCGCCTCCAAGCACTAA